In Afipia sp. GAS231, a single window of DNA contains:
- a CDS encoding aldolase, with product MSDSRLREEICRLGRSLFERGLTPGSSGNISVKLDDGGYLVTPTNASLGFLDPARLSRLGADGKLVTGDAPTKEVPLHTALYQTRGTARGVVHLHSTHSVALSMLPEIDPRAALPPMTPYYLMKCGHTALVPYYRPGDPAVADAIKGLAGKYSSVLLANHGPVVSGDTLEAAVFAIEELEETAKLYLLLRGLNPRYLSPEQVADLTKVFGLVLPEHGHD from the coding sequence ATGAGCGATAGCCGACTGCGTGAGGAAATCTGCCGTCTCGGCCGCTCGCTGTTCGAGCGCGGGCTGACGCCGGGTTCCTCCGGCAATATCAGCGTCAAACTCGACGACGGCGGCTATCTGGTGACGCCGACCAATGCCTCGCTGGGCTTCCTCGATCCGGCGCGGCTGTCGCGGCTCGGCGCCGACGGCAAGCTCGTCACCGGTGACGCCCCGACCAAGGAAGTGCCGCTGCACACCGCGCTCTATCAGACCCGCGGCACCGCGCGCGGCGTGGTGCATCTGCACTCCACCCATTCGGTGGCGCTGTCGATGCTGCCGGAGATCGACCCGCGCGCCGCACTGCCGCCGATGACGCCGTATTACCTGATGAAATGCGGCCACACCGCGCTCGTGCCCTACTACCGCCCCGGCGACCCCGCGGTGGCCGACGCCATCAAGGGACTCGCCGGCAAATACTCGTCGGTGCTGCTCGCCAATCACGGCCCGGTGGTGTCAGGCGACACGCTGGAGGCCGCGGTGTTCGCGATCGAGGAACTGGAAGAGACCGCGAAACTGTATCTGCTGCTGCGCGGGCTGAACCCGAGGTATCTGTCGCCGGAGCAGGTTGCGGATTTGACCAAAGTGTTTGGGCTGGTGTTGCCGGAGCATGGGCACGACTAG
- the ltnD gene encoding L-threonate dehydrogenase codes for MPVSAKPRVAVIGLGSMGFGMATSLRRKGLEVTGCDVSADSVARFEADGGNGAKTPAEAAKTADIVVSVVVNAAQTETILFGANGVAETLAEGAVFISSATMDPDVARRLAKQLESSGRHYLDAPISGGAQRAAQGELTILASGSPAAFAKARPALDAMAAKLYELGDAAGQGAAFKMINQLLAGVHIAAASEAIAFAAKQGLDIRKVYEVITASAGNSWMFENRMPHVLDGDYTPRSAVEIFVKDLGIIQDMARSAKFPVPVAAAALQMFLMTAGAGMGRDDDASVARMYARVTGTHLPGDK; via the coding sequence ATGCCTGTATCAGCCAAACCGCGCGTTGCCGTCATCGGGCTCGGCTCGATGGGGTTCGGCATGGCGACCTCGCTGCGCCGCAAGGGCCTCGAGGTCACCGGCTGCGACGTCTCGGCCGATTCCGTGGCGCGGTTCGAGGCCGACGGCGGCAACGGCGCCAAAACGCCCGCGGAAGCCGCGAAGACAGCGGATATCGTTGTCAGCGTGGTCGTCAATGCGGCCCAGACCGAGACCATTCTGTTCGGGGCTAACGGCGTAGCCGAAACTCTCGCTGAGGGTGCGGTGTTCATCTCGTCCGCCACCATGGATCCTGATGTGGCGCGGCGGCTGGCGAAGCAACTGGAATCGAGCGGCCGACATTATCTGGACGCACCGATCTCGGGCGGCGCACAGCGCGCGGCGCAGGGCGAACTCACCATTCTGGCGTCGGGCAGTCCGGCCGCCTTCGCCAAGGCACGGCCGGCGCTCGATGCAATGGCGGCAAAACTCTACGAGCTCGGCGATGCCGCGGGGCAGGGCGCCGCGTTCAAGATGATCAACCAGTTGTTGGCCGGTGTCCATATCGCAGCCGCTTCGGAGGCAATTGCGTTTGCCGCCAAGCAGGGGCTCGACATCCGGAAGGTCTATGAGGTGATCACGGCCTCCGCCGGCAATTCCTGGATGTTCGAGAACCGGATGCCGCATGTGCTCGACGGCGATTATACGCCGCGCAGCGCGGTGGAGATCTTTGTGAAAGACCTTGGCATCATCCAGGACATGGCGCGCTCGGCGAAATTCCCGGTGCCGGTTGCGGCTGCGGCGCTGCAGATGTTTTTGATGACGGCGGGCGCCGGCATGGGTCGCGACGACGACGCCTCGGTGGCGCGGATGTATGCCCGCGTCACCGGCACGCATCTGCCGGGCGACAAGTAG